From the genome of Malus domestica chromosome 04, GDT2T_hap1, one region includes:
- the LOC103419345 gene encoding uncharacterized protein, with the protein MGDHQTQSLWRMRLCSALRTALACIIVGCTTLYGPPQLQKYLTYSSFSYITTILIVPDATVGDVMRSSWHVIFATAQVLVSSVLTLWLVEPKNFSVGVAAAAVALSAFVVALPESTHLMSKRIAFGQFVNVYVGTVIHGAQTGVVMHPLGVASSTALGALASVVAVLFPYPRLSYYEVCKSWRLYAGNASQRLTRFIEAIASRDKSGALELLSQGQSLSKEAAKLLHNITNNLETMVWERPHIKFLKPKYMDLGERLQETEVPLRGMEIALSSCSSHPVNLIDEELRGNLQSSEAHVRLRLLQAKYSLPSDATLAPESDREIFDKPLWTKKPTTKNHEDLPAFFFLYCMELLLENQPIARNPRNTRKPNQEPSDSQNQHLWNFKRVWRNIIPSRRSLIFALKCSLALGLAVLFGLLYNKENGYWSGLTIAISFVTGRQATFTVTNARVQGTALGSIYGILWFFIFHGLEKFRLLPLLPWIIICHFLRYSRMYGQAGGVSAAIGALLILGRDNYGAPSEFAIARIIEASIGLLCFLTVEIAFYPMRAATLAKNKLSQSMGVLRDSIEGVNLCAPASTGLRDKQRKLKSHVKELEKFIQEAETEPNCWFLPFKGSGYNQVLGSLSKIADLLLFVAYKTEFLAQVEQNFGGVWEELRQQMNADLGLLKEKINSPLRCLEEATSIKPLQVSETKSESDYHDSELGNPPRGFATLGTDDEEVETIVSNFLQHLQEVADKVHASNSEEKHKSQMVLCLTSLGFCIQSITRETMEMKKDVRKLVKFNAHT; encoded by the exons ATGGGAGATCACCAAACCCAATCGTTGTGGCGGATGCGCCTATGCTCCGCCCTACGCACGGCTTTGGCATGCATCATAGTCGGCTGCACCACCCTCTATGGACCTCCACAACTTCAAAAGTACTTAACCTACTCGTCCTTTTCGTACATCACCACAATCCTAATAGTCCCGGACGCAACGGTTGGGGACGTCATGAGAAGCAGTTGGCATGTGATCTTTGCCACGGCACAGGTTCTGGTGTCTTCTGTGCTGACCCTTTGGTTGGTGGAGCCTAAAAACTTTTCGGTGGGGGTAGCGGCAGCGGCAGTAGCACTGAGTGCTTTTGTGGTGGCGTTGCCGGAGTCCACGCACTTGATGTCTAAGAGAATTGCATTTGGGCAGTttgtgaatgtttatgttggcACTGTGATTCACGGTGCTCAAACTGGAGTTGTCATGCACCCACTTGGTGTTGCATCCAGCACTGCCCTTGGAGCTCTAGCTTCTGTTGTGGCCGTCTTGTTTCCTTATCCTCGGCTATCTTACTACGAG GTCTGTAAATCGTGGCGGCTGTATGCCGGAAATGCATCCCAGAGGTTAACTCGCTTCATCGAGGCCATCGCTTCCCGGGACAAGAGCGGAGCACTCGAACTCCTTTCTCAAGGACAATCTCTCTCTAAAGAAGCTGCTAAGCTTCTTCATAACATCACTAATAATCTG GAAACCATGGTGTGGGAGAGACCACATATCAAATTTCTGAAACCAAAATACATGGACTTGGGTGAAAGGTTGCAAGAAACGGAGGTTCCACTGAGGGGGATGGAGATAGCTTTATCTAGTTGCTCTTCACATCCTGTTAACCTGATTGATGAAGAGCTAAGAGGCAATTTACAAAGTTCAGAAGCACATGTTAGACTAAGGCTTCTGCAAGCTAAGTACTCTTTGCCTTCCGATGCAACATTAGCTCCAGAGTCGGACAGAGAAATCTTCGACAAGCCCCTTTGGACCAAAAAACCCACCACCAAAAACCATGAGGACCTTCcggctttcttcttcttgtacTGCATGGAACTCCTACTAGAAAATCAGCCCATTGCCCGAAATCCCAGAAACACTAGGAAACCTAACCAAGAACCGAGCGATTCACAAAATCAACATCTGTGGAACTTCAAAAGGGTTTGGAGAAACATAATCCCGAGTCGCAGGAGTTTAATTTTTGCTCTCAAGTGCTCACTTGCATTAGGCCTTGCTGTGTTATTCGGCTTGTTGTATAACAAGGAAAACGGATACTGGTCAGGCCTCACCATTGCCATCAGCTTTGTAACAGGAAGGCAAGCAACATTCACAGTTACAAATGCCCGAGTTCAAGGAACGGCACTAGGATCGATCTACGGGATcctatggttttttattttccacGGACTTGAGAAATTCAGGCTCTTACCACTCTTACCTTGGATCATTATCTGCCATTTTCTTAGGTATAGCAGGATGTATGGCCAAGCTGGTGGCGTCTCAGCAGCCATTGGGGCTCTACTAATCTTGGGTAGGGACAACTATGGTGCTCCAAGTGAATTTGCGATTGCAAGAATCATAGAGGCTTCCATTGGGTTGCTTTGTTTTCTAACAGTAGAGATCGCCTTTTATCCAATGAGAGCGGCGACCCTAGCAAAAAACAAGCTCTCACAAAGCATGGGGGTGCTTCGAGATTCCATCGAAGGAGTAAATTTGTGTGCACCGGCTTCTACCGGATTGAGGGATAAGCAGAGGAAGCTAAAATCCCATGTCAAGGAACTAGAAAAGTTCATCCAAGAAGCTGAAACAGAGCCTAATTGCTGGTTCTTGCCCTTCAAGGGTTCCGGTTACAATCAGGTCCTAGGATCTTTATCGAAAATCGCTGATCTATTACTCTTTGTGGCCTATAAAACGGAGTTTCTCGCACAAGTTGAGCAGAACTTTGGAGGTGTTTGGGAGGAACTACGGCAACAAATGAATGCAGATCTAGGGCTACTAAAGGAAAAAATAAACTCTCCATTAAGATGCCTTGAGGAGGCCACTTCGATCAAGCCCCTGCAGGTATCCGAGACAAAGTCGGAAAGTGATTACCATGATAGCGAATTGGGCAACCCACCAAGGGGATTTGCAACTTTGGGTACTGATGATGAAGAGGTGGAGACTATTGTGAGTAATTTTCTTCAACATTTGCAGGAAGTAGCTGACAAGGTACATGCTAGCAACAGTGAAGAGAAACACAAGAGCCAAATGGTTCTTTGTTTAACTAGCCTGGGATTCTGCATTCAAAGCATTACgagagaaacaatggagatgaagaaagatgtGAGAAAACTAGTCAAATTTAATGCACATACATAG